The Equus caballus isolate H_3958 breed thoroughbred chromosome 25, TB-T2T, whole genome shotgun sequence nucleotide sequence TTAGAGGAAGCAAGTTCAGTGCTGGGTTTAAGACTGGAAAGCcctctgaaggaaggaaggaagatggagaGGCCACAGGTGAGCGGCCTTCCTGGGTAGACAGGTTTGAACAAGCGGGAAGGTGGGCATGGGGAGAACAATATCTGATTACTCTTGCCTCTGGATAAGATGAAATCATGAGGGCATCATAGTCATAGGCTTTCAAAAATTTAGCACACGATGCAATAGTATTTACAAGAAGCCGCCAGGAAATGACTTTTGTTATGATAAATCctttaaaagaggagaaattttacGTAGTAGAACAGCTAGGTATGATTAGTCAGAAACACAAATGGCGAGCAGGTTAGTTTCAACATATATTCCACTAATATTTGTCAAGTGCTGCCATGTACCAGGCATTCTTCAAGGAGCTGGGGCTACAGTAGCGAACGGATCGATCACCTGCTTTAGACATTTCAGCTGGAACTACTTAACCTACGGAGTTAAACCTGGGTATGGGCCTTAAATCCTCTCAAGTGCTGAGATCTCTTTATTCTGCTGCAGTGTTCTCTTTCATTGGCTCCACTAACCTCATAAATAGGCAGAAAATACCACCTTTGGGTATTTGGCAGAGAACTGTGGAAATTAGGTTGCAGAAAAACCTTGTAGTGGCAATGCTCTCGTGGACTGCCAGCGCTGCTTGGGACTTTTGAGAAAACCCACTTTAGTTTATAATTTAGAGATGAGAAGTTGACAGGGAGGAAAGGGGACTTGCCTTATGTCACAAAATGAGTGTCAGGATATTGGAGGAAGGCTTGAGGGACTGAGCAAAAGGGCATCTTGATGGTGAGAGGGTCCCAGGAGGAGATGTGGGGCAGGGGTTGAAAATGGAGGATGATACTTCCCTTCAGGCCCTCCTCTGTTACTAGGGCCCCAGGAAGCCCCCTGTTTGGctttgggcctcggtttcctcatctgtaaagtgagaggaTTAGTCTGAGGTCCCTTTTTAGTTTTAACATGTTAAGCTATTTGTTGCTTCCCCAAAAAAGGTGGCTTGGGGGTgctgagtgaggagagagagTCAACAGGCCAGGATAGGAAATAGCCTTTCGTCTCTTTAGGGCACCCATCACCCAGGACTTGTGGCCAGGTCTCCTTCGGGGATGGGTGCCACATTTCGTTCGTTTGGCTCACTCACCCTTTCTGTACACGTTCCTTCAGTTTTTCCCAAGTTGTCGCCCTCACTGTCCTAATGCTAATTCTAATTCCAATCGATGCTACTAGGAATTAGGTTCTTATTCTAGATCCTTCCAATCTTGGAGTAGTGTCCCTAGGCACATCTCTGCCACTGTGCTTATCACCCTGCCTTATCACCAGCCCCTCCCATGATACGCTGTGTTGTGTTATGTCTTCACTGGACTATGATCGCCCCGGTCTTAAGGAGTCCCCCCTCTGGTGCCAGCACAGAGTGGGTGCTCCGTTAATCCTCGTGTGTCCTTCttgcctctgctttctcttcaaATCCCCCGCCCTGGTGTGGACACACACACGTGCTGGTCCTTGCTTGCTTTGAAACAGCCTCCCGTGtgcacctcctcctctctgttAACATCATCACTGCTCAGAGTCCAGGCCCTTTCTTATCAATTATTTATCTGAATGATCTCCTTCAGCTCTCTCTGTTCATATCCTATACATTCTTAAAGATCTAGCTCAGATGCCCTCGTGTTCGTGAAGAATGCAAATTAACCTCTTCCCTCCTCTGAACGCCAAGGTGCTTTGTCCCCTCTTGTGGTGTCTGTGTTGGTGTCTTTCTCGTTTTAGTTATCAGTGTCTGCACGCCAGTGCTCCTTCCAGGCTCTGGGGTTCAACCTGTCTGTGCATCTCCCACATGTTCTGGGACAGTACTCAGCCTCTGGCAGGAGTTTATTCCATATTTGTTGAATTGTGTGTCTATAAAATCAAGGAGccagtaaatatttgaatatatattgtATACAGACCACTGTTCTACTTTTGCAGGCAGTTTAATATGGGTGGGAGGGGTGGAAAGAACTCAAATATTGAAGCTCTAGTCTATGCTTCTTTACTCCCATTGTGCAGGGGAATAAGGCAGAGTAGCGGGTATAaaccccattttccagatgaagcaTTGGAGATTAATTGACTTGCCCGGAGTCACACGCTGTGTGAGTGCTGAAgtcaggatttgagcccaggtttTCTGCATCCGTTGTCGTGGTTCATTTCACTTCACTTTAAGGAGCAGTAGTCTTTAATATCCTGACATCTGTCTGAGCCCTCAGCACCACAGGTTTTCAGTCATGGTTCCTGTCCTGAATTTTGACTTTGAAGAACTCCCTTTGCCACAAAAGGCAGTAGAAGTGAAATCTGGCCAAGATTCTCTACTCTTTGCTCAAATTTTAGGACTTAGTTTGACCCTTGGTGAACTTAACAGATCATTAGATGGTGTATTAGTCCgcttgggctgtcataacaaagcaccacagactgggggcttaaacgaCTTATTTTTGACAGTCCTCGAGGCTGCGAAGTGCTAGATGCAGGCACCAGCAAGGTTGGTTGCAAACAAGAGGATGCAAGCATTCAGTCAGTAacaaatggatttttcttttaaggtgGATAGTAAATATACTCGTTACAGTCTTCTGTTGGTTTAGTCAAGGTTAGTGTTTTGGGAATTGTGCCGATTGCTGCTTCTTTGGTTCTTTCGTGGTATTAGAATTGCAATCTGTCTAGCCCAAGGAGAATTTCCATTGCATTTGggttttgctattttatttgaCCATTTTTACGTTAATGCAGCTTTTAGTGTACTGTTTTATCATGCATGATACTCATTCTGTACATGGTAGGCGGTTTTATGGCTATAGCACAACGTATTCATTCATAAACGTTTGCTGAGGGCCCACTGTGTGAGGGTCACCGGGCTGCTTGTTGGACCACAACCACGCATAAGAACAGGTGGCACTGTGTCTAGCTGAACAGCAGACAAAAAAGATGAGCAGAGTTAGGGGCAGGGAAGGCCAGCCTATCTCTTATAAAAGCTGATGCAGCCCAGAAGGCTTATGTTGTCGTCTCTCACCAAGTATGGATATTGCTGAGTACTTTTAAGCTAGAATGTGCTTTCTAGCCTTGAAGTTTTTATTAATAAGCTTCACCTAGAGATCTCTTACCTCAGGAAGTGTTTGTTTGCTTAGGACTGTCAGGTGCTGGAGCAGAATGTCAGCGTTCCCCTAAGCATGGACCATTTTAAAGCTCCATATTATCTCTACAGTTGCTTTTCAAACATACATTCTTATCAGATCAACAGCGGAAATTATTTAGGAGTGCTGGTTAGACTGAGAGAGGTACACCTGGGGCAGGCAGTGGAGTGGAAGGAATTGGAGGCCCTGGGCCCTAGGTTTGAGACCCTGGGGGCAGGAAGGGAAGAGCCACTAAATGGAGAGGACAGAAGCAGGCACAGCTCCCCCGGAAGTTGCTGTACCCTAGGAGCTTTCCCTGCTGACAGTTAGATTGCTAATTGACATGTAATTTGAGCAGGGAGCTAAAGGCTGCAACTAGGTCTGAAAGCAGAGAGCTAAGCAGAGCAGAGAGCAGCATGGGCATTGGtgtcagacctgggtttgaatcctggttctgccacttaccatttgtgtgaccacaggcaagttactgagcctcacttttcctgtctgggaaataggaataataattgGTAAGTGGGGATAAACAGCCTACTTCGTGAGGCTGTTGGGATCCATAGGGGACCTCTGGGGTGTTCTGTCTCATACCAGACTCCCTGGAGAGCTCTGTAGAGTGCAGCCACATGGCCCAGGGAGGCCTGCTGTTCTACAGAATTAAGCAAAGTAAATTGGGAACTCTGGATTTACTTAGGGAGTGATTAAATAACAGTTCGGTTAATAGGCTATTAATGGTCCCCAGGTGTTGGTAATTCTGAGTATTTGCTTTTGAGAGCAGCTGTATAGTTTTTTTTCTGGTActttaataaagtttttttttttttaaagattttattttttcctttttctccccaaagccccccggtacatagttgtacattctttgttgtggatccttctagttgtggcatgtgggacgctgcctcagcatggtttgatgggcagtgccatgtccgcaccgaggattcgaaccaacgaaacactgggccgcctgcagtggagcgcgtgaacttaaccactcggccatggggccagcccccttaataacgtttttttttaagagaaaatattgtaGTGTAACAAATGATGCTCTCAGAGACTGTttttgggaggattaaataataTAGTGCATATTAAGTATTTAGTATAGTGTCTAACCCACAGTAAAAGCTCAGTAAAAGTTATCTGCTATTGTTATTACTGCTATTATTAGAGACTCAACTGGCCACATTTGGGGCAAGGTCCTTTGTGAATGTGGACTCCTCACGAACCCACCACCGCCTGGTGGCAGCTAATGGTACTGCACACCTTGTGACGAAGACTTAGGAAATTGCTTGGCATTAATTCCATGTAATTTCAATTCCATCAAGTATCACAGGGACTTTTCTCAGTCAGAGTGTGGCGTATTTGCCTGAGAGCTGGAATTCATATACCATTAAATAATGAAGTGACATTTTCATCTCCACAGTTGgcgtagatttaaaaaaatgttaacagcAAGAGGACATGGGGAAACAGACAGGCTCATGTGCTGTTAGTAGGAGTATAAATTGTACACCATTTCTGGAGGACAGATGGCCATGTAACAAAAGTCTTGTGTCTTTATCTTTTGTGGCAGCTGTTACCTTAAAGAAATAAGGatagaaaaaagatttatttagaaagaaaaatatacataatatatattaatttctttgtatatatttaaataaaatagcattaCCTGTAATAGAACAAAATGGGAAACAACCCCTTTTTCATTTGTGAATCAGACTTCTCAATCCTTGTAGCAATGATTCTTAAACAGAATGGGGGCCTGGGGGAAGGCAGGCATGTTGACATCTCCTGGGGCAGGGGGCTTGAGGTGGAATATTGGATCAGGATCTGCTCTGGGAGCAGTGTAgtttaagaatgttccatgtacctGTTGATTTCTTAGTAAAAACTATCGAAAGTAAAGTTGGACATAGACGGGTTGGCAGAGATACAGAAGAGATATATGTTAGGGTGTGTGTGTTAGTAAGTTTCAGTTTTGGGAACATTGATTTTATGGAGAGTAGGAGTGTTGGTGAaggggaaaaattaattttggatCTTTGGGGAAGAAAGGGCCTGGATTGGGTGTCTTTGTAGGGACATTAGAGCAACATGATTGAAGCACAGGCCTGGGAATTCAGGGTGCCAGGACACATCCTCAAAGATAAATTTACCCTCGTTTAGCTTTGCTCAAGACCTGAGGGTCGAACCACTGTTGACTTCTTTCTGAATCTCTCGATCTCTGATACTGATGTGCCCACGATGAGCGTGAGACAGGGGGCCTGGTGTGTGGAGACACTGATCACAGTGATACTTCATTCTAACCTTAACCTTCCAGAGGAGGTGGTACATAGTGGGAGACTCTGATCAGGTTCTGTTGCCTCGTGTAAAGCCCACGCTCCTTGGCCTCAATTTTAAGGCTCTCTGATCTGACACGTCCCCTCCAGCCTCAAGTCTAACAGATTTTAGCTATTCCCAACTACTGTAACCCCTCCCCAGGCATAGTATGTGAATAGCTGGCTTGCAATAGTGTGATTTTAAATCAGTCTACGTAATTTTAAAAGCCATAGCCTTTTTCTCcctaactttttattatggaacgTTTCAAACATGCACAAAGACCGAGAGAATAATTTAATGAATCTGTGTACCTCTCACCCTTGTCAATGTTCAAATGCCCCATTTTTGGCCAATGGGACTCCTTTCAAGTTAGTTTCCAGTTCTTTTGATATGGGTTGGCCAGCTTAAATGGACTACATCATCAGTATCTTGATGCTTACCTATTCTGAAAAATCCGAGGCTTGGAGAACATAAGGAGGACTGGGGCATATTGGCCCTTTCCGCAAAGGCGAACATGCAGCGCTCACTTTATTCCTGAATTCAGTGTTGCTTAGTGACGTCCTTGCCACAACACATTTAAGAGGTTAATTTTGTAGAAAGCTTCCTGTGATTAAAAAATGTGGGAAAAGTATGGGGTCACAAAACGCACAATGGAATAAGACATTTACTAAGCACCCGTTGAGTGAAAGATGCTGGCTCAGCCGTGGGAGGATGGCAAGATGACCTAAGGGGGTCATGGTTGAGTAGTCTGGAGTCACCCAAGGTGACAGCCCAAGAGATGGCTGTGAAATGATGGTAAGAATACCAGACTATTccaactcatagaagcagagtggaacagtggttaccagggactggggctgggggtggaggaagggaggagatgTTGGTCCAAGGTACAAAGTTGCAGTTATATAGGATGAATAAGTCTGGAGAGCTAATGGACAGGCGTGATGACTACAGTTAATGATACTGCATTGAATACTGGAAATGTGCTGAcggtagatttcaggtgctctcatcataaaaaaagtaactatgtgaggagatgatatgttaattagcttgactgtagtaatgatttcactatgtatatgtatataaagtcaaatttatgtatattaaatatgtaaaatttttatttaaaacattaaaaggtATTATATAGACTATGGTAACTATACAAATAGAGAAAATGTTATTTCagcaaattttaaataatgtaaaattgaTAACTTATAATATGTGAACAAAGACTTTAAAGGAATATGCATAATAAAAATGGCTATTAtttggtgtttaaaaaaaaagaatacccaACTGTTAGGACAGTCCAGGTTCTTGACTTCCCAAGTCAccatctttgtgatcttgggtaatTCACCTCACCTTACTGGCCCTTAGTTCCCTCAATTGTAAAAAGGTGCATTGGATTCAATCTTCAAGCACCCAGGCCTTTTCAcctgaaattatataaattatttatgtaGGACTGTACACTTTTAAAAGTGGCCCTTATGCCTTGGTGATCACAGACTCCAagccttcattttaaagatggagaaacaggTTGCTCTAGGATCATGGACCTATCCATGGTCACAGACACAGTGAGGGAAATGTCAGATCTTTTGGGGTGATTTCTTGATGATTTTGAAATCTTGATAGTGTTTACATTATCTGTTATATTTGGTTACACAGTGGCTTCTCTGTTTTCAGCCATAACAAAACTTTGAGAAGCTGTTTAGTATAAGAACTGCCTAAAGTTATGAATTTGGGGAACAATCAATTCTTtaacattaagcaaaaataaattaacagaGTTCCATGTAGATGTTCAACTTTTCCGTTTTTGCTGTTACATACCAGATATTCATAGACTGGCCAAGACCTACAACAAAGGACCTACTTGAAAGTCTGCTTTGAAGTAAAACCCCATTCTttgtggctggccccgtggcggagtggttaagtgtgtgcactccgtttcagcagcccagtgtttcgctggttcgaatcctgggcgcggacatggcactgctcatcaagccatgctgaggcggcatcccacatgccacaactggaaggacccacaactaaaaatatacaactatgtaccggggggctttggggagaaaaaggaaaaataaaatcttttaaaaaaaaacgcAAATCCATTCTTAGTAACTTCTGAATGTTTTCCTGAGAATATCATAATTCAGcatgaatggaaaagaaagtaCTGTATTTCAGATAAAGGGATTCAAGTCAGGGATTAAGCTTAAGTGATTTGCTGACACTTTTATCGCTGGAGTTAGTAATTATTGTTCCAAACTTCCTTTTCCAGGATAGCTAACGGCCAGGAGAAATATAGTGGAAAATGCAAAACAACGAAATTATAAAACCTGCCAAATACTTCTCAGAATTGGAAAAGAGCATCCTGCTGGCTTTAGTAGAAAAGTACAAGTATGTGCTGGAATGTAAGAAAAGTGATGCCAGGACTATCGCCCTCAAGCAGCGTACCTGGCAGGCGCTCGCCCACGAGTACAACTCTCAGCCCAGCGTGTCTCTGCGGGACTTCAAGCAGCTGAAGAAGTGCTGGGAGAACATCAAGGCTCGGACCAAAAAAATTATGGCccatgaaaggagagagaaagtgaagcGGAGCGTCAGTCCCCTTCTGAGTACCCACGTCCTGGGCAAGGAGAAGATCGCCACCATGCTGCCCGAGCAGCTCTACTTCCTGCAGAGCCCCCCGGAGGAAGAGCCGGAGTACCACCCGGAGGCGGCAGCCCAAGGTATCGGTCCCTGAGGCCGGCTTGCATGTTCTCCTTGGGTACCAGTTTGACATCCTAATTTTAAAATCCTCAATTTGAGGGAattgataaaaaataaactttgatatCAAACTTGACTTTCCCAATTCAAAATCTCTGGATTATATAGGACATTCAAATCATACGgcacataaaaacaaaagcactTGGTTATATCCTTGTGTCTATTAAAAGGGGCTCTCTTAACTCTCTTATCActtaagaataaggaaaaataagggGCTACATTAATTCAGTTGTTATCAGTTAACAGTTGCTTATCTCAGCCTATCTCAAATATATTAAAGAGAGTGGCTTAAGGATttgtattcattcactcaatctaatttaaaaaaaaaatatttttgaggaccCGTATGTGCAAGACACTGCATTAAGCCACTCAAAAGGCCACATTAAAATAGGGAACTATTTCAAACTTAAGAATTAAGTATAGAGACTAATATGGCAAACACCTGTTCAGCATTCACCCAGATTAAAAACCAGCATTTCTACCCATTATAATATTGTGATCCACAGTTTTGGTTTGTGGCACTCTTGCGAGCTtgagaaatttggggaaaaaattcacTTTAGTTTTAATATACTTccattgaaaaaaggaaaataggtcATACATactttttaagaaaggaaaagactgtCATGTAATCGAGGATATAATGATAGTGTCATAGCTTTAAAAGGGGGGAATTAAGGGACTATTGAAATGCCTCCCAGCAAGAGGAGGGTGGAAATGCATGTAGATAAGTTGCCAATAATTCCTGTCTCTTTTAAGATAGGAATGGCCAGTTTATGTAAAGACTCATTGCAGTTTGCAGAAGACACACcttaaagcagaggaagattccTGGGGAGGCCAGAGGGCTGCTGCTAAGGTGCTCCAAGGACCCAGGAAGCACTTGCCTAGGAAAATCTGATTCTTAGCTTGCAGGATGA carries:
- the MSANTD3 gene encoding myb/SANT-like DNA-binding domain-containing protein 3, yielding MQNNEIIKPAKYFSELEKSILLALVEKYKYVLECKKSDARTIALKQRTWQALAHEYNSQPSVSLRDFKQLKKCWENIKARTKKIMAHERREKVKRSVSPLLSTHVLGKEKIATMLPEQLYFLQSPPEEEPEYHPEAAAQESFAVSNRELCDDEKEFIHFPVCEGTSQPEPSCSAVRITANKNYRSKTSQEGALKKMHEEEHHQQMSILQLQLIQMNEVHVAKIQQIERECEMAEEEHRIKMEVLNKKKMYWERKLQTFTKEWPVSSFNRPFPNSP